The following proteins are encoded in a genomic region of Desulfitobacterium chlororespirans DSM 11544:
- a CDS encoding metal-dependent hydrolase, which yields MGVLNIDPITHGLIGAALANLSGHPIQLNDPIFIGCTLGAMVPDLDIVTHLKGRLNYLLKHRGASHSFLALGGMALGLGTLVHYTFPTSSWLVVVFWTLIGTLSHGIADLLNSYGAQLLWPFYKKKFTVNMAMVTEPVIFVLFFSSFIVSFTRPEFGLYSSLTTFAVALIYLFIREMDRYKTRQRLEETFAAPREQVKVLPAMYRPFSWAFLVYEEDTVSFGVMKKKHAQILKVLPQWDSEDPLINNALEGELADIFNRFTPYFHVVRTDSPETKVQFVDLRYWDKEDFLYTGEVCICPDGKITEERFYTFGSRNSQGIVLEY from the coding sequence TTGGGGGTGTTAAACATCGATCCAATTACTCATGGCTTAATCGGTGCTGCGCTGGCTAATCTTTCGGGGCACCCGATCCAACTCAATGATCCGATTTTCATAGGTTGCACATTGGGAGCAATGGTTCCTGATTTGGATATCGTCACCCATCTCAAAGGCAGACTCAATTATTTATTGAAACACCGGGGGGCCAGCCACTCATTCCTGGCTTTGGGAGGAATGGCATTAGGTTTAGGTACGCTTGTTCATTATACTTTTCCCACCAGTTCTTGGTTAGTTGTTGTATTTTGGACTTTAATAGGAACTCTGTCCCATGGAATTGCTGATTTATTGAATTCCTATGGTGCCCAGCTTTTATGGCCTTTTTATAAGAAGAAGTTCACGGTGAATATGGCCATGGTAACTGAACCGGTGATTTTCGTCTTGTTCTTTTCTTCTTTTATTGTTTCATTTACTCGACCGGAATTCGGATTGTATTCAAGTTTAACAACCTTTGCTGTTGCACTCATCTATCTTTTCATAAGGGAAATGGATCGTTATAAGACTCGGCAACGACTTGAGGAAACCTTTGCTGCACCCCGTGAGCAGGTAAAAGTCCTGCCCGCCATGTATCGACCTTTCAGCTGGGCCTTCTTAGTCTATGAGGAGGATACCGTTAGCTTTGGGGTTATGAAGAAGAAGCATGCCCAAATCCTTAAAGTGCTGCCTCAATGGGACTCGGAAGATCCATTAATCAATAATGCTTTGGAAGGCGAATTAGCGGATATTTTTAACCGGTTTACGCCCTATTTTCATGTGGTCCGTACAGACAGCCCGGAAACCAAGGTACAGTTTGTTGACCTTAGATATTGGGATAAAGAAGATTTCCTTTATACCGGGGAAGTATGCATTTGCCCGGA